Part of the Virgibacillus natechei genome is shown below.
TACACGATTGTTATGTAGGTTGCTGTAGCGCCGCTCAAGTTGCCACAAACACCTCTGTTTTTGCTGTGAGAACTTCCTGATTTCTTTGATTTCGTATAACGATTTCAATCGATAATACTCCCCGGCTTTTATCAGAAAGTTCCTTTGTATTCACAATAGAAAATTCTCCAGTAAGTTGGTCGCCAGGACGAACTGGGGCTCTCCATCTTATTTTCTCTGCACCAAGACCACCAACACTGTCTGCTCCAAGAATATCCATTTTTATAAATTCCGCCCATACCACCGCTAAAGTATGAAATCCTGAAGCGATCAACGACCCATATGGAGTTTTTTCTGCTGCCTCCTCGTCCATATGTAAGTGTTGAGGGTCATACTTTCTCGCAAATCCTATGATTTCTTCCTTTGTCATTACCACTTCATTGGTGAAAAATATGTCACCAACAGAAAATTCATCAAATTTCAATTGGATGCTCCTCTTTTATTTTAAATATTTTTTCGCTTTTTGGAATACGTAATTTAATTATTTTTCCTTCTCAGGCTACTTTTACTTTCTACTAAAAAGCTCGTAAACCCTGTTTTCTTGCTATTTTGCCGTTTTTAGTCCATACTTATTATGAGGTGAGAAAATGCCTGCTAAAAATAGGACTATCAGTAGGTTCGTTATGTTTCCCAATGATTTATTAGAGGAAATCCAAACCTATCAGGAAGAAAACAAAATTCGTACCAATAATGAAACCATCAGGATGCTTATAAGAAAAGGCTTAGAAGACTCTCAGGAATAGAGAGTCTTTTTTTCCTGCAACAAATTACTAGCCAACTGTCTCTCTAAAACCTCACCAACAATCGGTCAAGGAACCTGATCCTCTGTCTTAATTAAGCATACCACTCTCTAATTTTTTCGTCTAAAAATCTTAACATATTCTCGCGATTCCCTATTTAACTTTATCCTACTGCTTGATTAAAATCTTCATGCTATTTAAACTATTATAGAGAGAATACAATATTCAAGATGAATACAGATATATTTTGAGAAAGTATAAAGGCGTGAGCAGCCGCCTAACAACGTACTGCGTGCTTCTTGTGATCTAGCATGAAACATATTAAAAGGGCACTAAAATCACAAAATACCAAAGGAGAGATATCAAATGACCATTCACCACCACAATCATCCTTATATGACTATTCACGATTTTGAATCGAACAGTCATGTAGGCTGGGATAATTCTTTGAAGCCTATTGCTGAAGTTGATTCAGGCCAGACCATTACGTATGAAATAACAGAAGCTTCCGGGGGACAATTTACTAAAAACGCTACAAAAAAAGATGTAGAAACCCTTGATTTCAGCAAAATCAATCCAGTCTCAGGACCTGTTTATGTTAAAGGAGCAGAACCTGGAGACACACTGGAAATAGAAATGTTGAATTTTTCCCAACTTGATTGGGGGTGGACAGCGCTTATCCCGGGGTTTGGGTTACTTGCCGATGAGTTTAAAGAACCTGCAATTAAGAGCTTTGACCTGACCGGTAAAAATAAAATGGAATTCCTTGATGGGATCGATCTTTTTATAAAACCTTTTCCGGGGACAATGGGCGTTGCTTTGCCTGAACCGGGCAATCACAGTATTGTTCCACCAAGAAAAAACGGTGGAAATATGGATACACGACACCTGACACGGGGAACCAAGCTTTATCTGCCAGTCTGGGTCGAAGGTGCTTTATTTTCGATTGGTGATACACATGCTGTCATGGGTGACGGTGAAGTATGCGGAACGGCTGTGGAAGCTTCCATGGAGACCACGATTCGCTTTAAGCTTCACAAAGGAAAATCCATTGCTGAACCAAGATATGAAATTCCGGGACCACCTACTCCTGAAGCAGACAGCAGGGGGTATTATGTTACCACAGGCCATGGAAAAGATCTATATAAAGCTTCCCAAAATGCGATCCGTTACATGATTGAGCACTTGGTGGATACGTATAGAATGAGTGAAGTGGAAGCGTATATGTTATGCAGCCTGTCAGTAGATTTGCGGATTAATGAGATTGTTAATCAGCCCAATTGTTTGGTATCGGCGTTTTTGCCTAATTCTATTTTTAGGTAGAATCAGAAATGTTATGCAAAAAAACAAATGGCCCCTTCTTTTGATAGGAGGCCGTTTGTTCATTAGCATATTATCAATTATAGTTTTACTTCCTTTCCCCCCTCTGGATCATCGACATACCAAATAAATTTACTTGTGTAGCCATATATAAGGCACACTTTCCTTTTGAAGATTCAAACAAATATTTATTTTA
Proteins encoded:
- a CDS encoding MaoC/PaaZ C-terminal domain-containing protein — encoded protein: MKFDEFSVGDIFFTNEVVMTKEEIIGFARKYDPQHLHMDEEAAEKTPYGSLIASGFHTLAVVWAEFIKMDILGADSVGGLGAEKIRWRAPVRPGDQLTGEFSIVNTKELSDKSRGVLSIEIVIRNQRNQEVLTAKTEVFVAT
- a CDS encoding acetamidase/formamidase family protein, coding for MTIHHHNHPYMTIHDFESNSHVGWDNSLKPIAEVDSGQTITYEITEASGGQFTKNATKKDVETLDFSKINPVSGPVYVKGAEPGDTLEIEMLNFSQLDWGWTALIPGFGLLADEFKEPAIKSFDLTGKNKMEFLDGIDLFIKPFPGTMGVALPEPGNHSIVPPRKNGGNMDTRHLTRGTKLYLPVWVEGALFSIGDTHAVMGDGEVCGTAVEASMETTIRFKLHKGKSIAEPRYEIPGPPTPEADSRGYYVTTGHGKDLYKASQNAIRYMIEHLVDTYRMSEVEAYMLCSLSVDLRINEIVNQPNCLVSAFLPNSIFR